The following are from one region of the Silene latifolia isolate original U9 population chromosome 9, ASM4854445v1, whole genome shotgun sequence genome:
- the LOC141601154 gene encoding uncharacterized protein LOC141601154: MATLRKLNEVALMVDKLSEHVSSRLHTLYNIEFSPQGSPIITSPDYLAFRAFAAFMVAIIVRNLYLKGKLPFKFLGMPILTTRLQKQDCECLVDKICSRIRCYGAKKFSYAGRLVLVKAVLTTLHSYWASLFVLPKGIIAKVEAVCRNFLWDNSADYHRVPLVAWETVCRTKAEGGLGIKNLEIMNKALIGKLVNWIAEDKDTIWVKWVKHNHLKGVNWWQYQPSANTSWVWRRVCRVKQDLVAAYTNGAWNIQGAGFTTTSCYQWLMGTRPKVSWDGVVWNEWVIPKHQFMGWLLAHGAFKTKVKLIRYGVDIDDSCWLCGQTLEDLDHLFFGCDYSSRVVQQLQQKTGLMLPVGNVLDWCVQDTGTKMQRGVRA; this comes from the exons atggccacgCTGCGAAAATTGAATgaagtagctctgatggttgataAATTATCGGAGCATGTATCTAGCAGGCTTCACACATTGTACAATATTGAATTCAGCCCTCAGGGTTCACCAATAATAACCAGTCCTGATTATCTTGCCTTCCGGGCTTTTGCTGCCTTTATGGTTGCCAtaattgttagaaatctatatctca AGGGTAAGCTACCTTTTAAATTCCTTGGCATGCCAATTCTAACTACTAGATTGCAAAAACAAGACTGTGAGTGTCTAGTTGACAAAATCTGTAGTAGAATTCGTTGTTATGGAGCAAAAAAGTTCTCATATGCTGGGAGACTTGTGTTAGTAAAAGCTGTGTTGACTACTCTACACTCTTACTGGGCTTCACTATTTGTCCTGCCAAAGGGAATAATTGCAAAAGTGGAGGCTGTCTGCAGAAACTTCCTATGGGATAATAGTGCTGACTATCATAGGGTTCCACTGGTGGCATGGGAAACAGTGTGCAGGACTAAAGCAGAGGGTGGGTTAGGGATCAAAAACTTGGAAATAATGAATAAGGCTTTGATAGGCAAACTGGTTAACTGGATAGCTGAGGATAAAGACACCATATGGGTCAAATGGGTGAAGCACAATCATCTGAAAGGGGTGAACTGGTGGCAGTATCAACCTAGTGCTAATACAAGTTGGGTTTGGAGGAGAGTATGTAGGGTTAAACAGGACCTGGTTGCTGCCTATACCAATGGAGCATGGAATATACAGGGGGCAGGTTTCACTACTACCAGTTGTTATCAATGGCTTATGGGGACCCGTCCTAAGGTGAGTTGGGATGGGGTGGTATGGAACGAATGGGTGATCCCTAAACATCAATTTATGGGATGGCTCCTTGCTCATGGAGCTTTCAAAACCAAAGTTAAGCTGATCAGGTATGGGGTGGACATTGATGATAGCTGCTGGCTATGTGGACAGACATTAGAAGATTTGGATCATCTTTTTTTTGGGTGTGATTACAGTTCCAGGGTAGTTCAGCAACTGCAACAGAAAACTGGTTTAATGCTACCAGTTGGCAATGTTCTGGACTGGTGTGTGCAGGATACGGGCACTAAGATGCAGAGAGGGGTGAGAGCATGA
- the LOC141601155 gene encoding uncharacterized protein LOC141601155, which translates to MAALNRFISRFSERCMAFYDMLRKNKQFHWTPEHEEAFQDLKLYLSSPPLLAKPEKGEPLSVYLSVTNLAVSAVLVKEQEALTMSFAKLCPYFERHPIIVMTNLPINYVLLNPELSSRMAKCPNLESDLAKEVNQIENRTSDQEWTLFTDGATNMRGTRLGLVLKSQQEDIIAQAVSCEFKATNNETEYEALIAGLKFHSFDIEQIPRDLNTQADALASLGSNFTPAIFDKVPIVHLLGPVISRPEQVNPVNTDNNSWSKPYYDWFLRG; encoded by the exons ATGGCTGCCCTGAATAGGTTCATATCCAGATTTTCTGAAAGGTGTATGGCATTTTATGACATGCTCAGGAAAAACAAACAGTTCCACTGGACACCTGAACATGAAGAAGCCTTCCAGGATCTGAAATTATATCTTTCGTCTCCACCTTTACTGGCCAagccagaaaagggagaaccccTGTCAGTATACCTCTCCGTTACTAACCTCGCGGTAAGTGcagtcctagtaaaagaacaagaAG cctTAACAATGTCCTTTGCAAAGTTGTGTCCTTACTTTGAGCGTCACCCCATAATAGTCATGACTAACCTACCCATAAATTATGTCCTGCTGAACCCTGAACTCTCaagcaggatggccaaatg ccctaacctagaatcaGACCTGGCCAAAGAAGTTAACCAAATAGAAAATAGGACatcagaccaggaatggaccttGTTCACTGATGGGGCAACCAATATGCGAGGTACAAggttaggattagtgctaaaATCGCAACAAGAGGACATTATAGcccaggctgtaagctgtgagttcaaagcaaccAATAATGAAACTGAGTATGAAGCCCTCATAGCAGGACTCAAG TTCCATTCATTTGATATTGaacaaataccaagagacctgaatacccaggctgatgctcttgCCAGCcttggttcaaatttcacccctgCAATTTTTGATAAAGTACCCATTGTGCATTTACTTGGACCTGTTATCAGCAGGCCTGAACAGGTGAACCCTGTCAATACTGACAATAATTCGTGGAgtaaaccttattatgattggttcctgCGAG GCTGA